The following are from one region of the Arachis duranensis cultivar V14167 chromosome 10, aradu.V14167.gnm2.J7QH, whole genome shotgun sequence genome:
- the LOC107470188 gene encoding uncharacterized protein LOC107470188 isoform X3 produces MATKILSPVAMITVLALLCLVTMVLADGKSSTPYLRLSSDDASERQNLCPNAASSSSPPASCPVKCFRTDPVCGVDGVTYWCGCAEAECAGAKVAKMGFCEVGNGMQDVH; encoded by the exons ATGGCCACAAAGATTCTTTCTCCAGTTGCAATGATCACTGTTCTTGCCCTCCTCTGCCTCGTCACAATGGTCTTAGCCGACGGAAAATCCTCCACGCCATATCTCCGGTTATCTTCGGATGACGCCAGCGAACGACAGAACCTGTGCCCCAAcgcagcatcatcatcatcgccGCCGGCATCGTGCCCCGTGAAATGCTTCCGTACGGACCCGGTTTGCGGCGTGGACGGCGTGACGTACTGGTGTGGGTGTGCGGAGGCGGAGTGCGCCGGCGCTAAGGTTGCGAAAATGGGATTCTGTGAAGTTGGGAATGGG atgcaggacgtgcaTTGA
- the LOC107470188 gene encoding uncharacterized protein LOC107470188 isoform X2, whose translation MATKILSPVAMITVLALLCLVTMVLADGKSSTPYLRLSSDDASERQNLCPNAASSSSPPASCPVKCFRTDPVCGVDGVTYWCGCAEAECAGAKVAKMGFCEVGNGVSTPLSGQALLLVHIVWLIVLAFSMQDVH comes from the exons ATGGCCACAAAGATTCTTTCTCCAGTTGCAATGATCACTGTTCTTGCCCTCCTCTGCCTCGTCACAATGGTCTTAGCCGACGGAAAATCCTCCACGCCATATCTCCGGTTATCTTCGGATGACGCCAGCGAACGACAGAACCTGTGCCCCAAcgcagcatcatcatcatcgccGCCGGCATCGTGCCCCGTGAAATGCTTCCGTACGGACCCGGTTTGCGGCGTGGACGGCGTGACGTACTGGTGTGGGTGTGCGGAGGCGGAGTGCGCCGGCGCTAAGGTTGCGAAAATGGGATTCTGTGAAGTTGGGAATGGGGTATCGACTCCTCTATCTGGTCAAGCACTTCTTCTTGTGCATATCGTGTGGCTCATTGTGTTGGCTTTCTCG atgcaggacgtgcaTTGA
- the LOC107470188 gene encoding uncharacterized protein LOC107470188 isoform X1 codes for MATKILSPVAMITVLALLCLVTMVLADGKSSTPYLRLSSDDASERQNLCPNAASSSSPPASCPVKCFRTDPVCGVDGVTYWCGCAEAECAGAKVAKMGFCEVGNGVSTPLSDAGRALMRLTERAGFAFLEAKTYLLGLILFFSLCSLFSTFILYVVYPS; via the exons ATGGCCACAAAGATTCTTTCTCCAGTTGCAATGATCACTGTTCTTGCCCTCCTCTGCCTCGTCACAATGGTCTTAGCCGACGGAAAATCCTCCACGCCATATCTCCGGTTATCTTCGGATGACGCCAGCGAACGACAGAACCTGTGCCCCAAcgcagcatcatcatcatcgccGCCGGCATCGTGCCCCGTGAAATGCTTCCGTACGGACCCGGTTTGCGGCGTGGACGGCGTGACGTACTGGTGTGGGTGTGCGGAGGCGGAGTGCGCCGGCGCTAAGGTTGCGAAAATGGGATTCTGTGAAGTTGGGAATGGGGTATCGACTCCTCTATCTG atgcaggacgtgcaTTGATGCGTCTCACTGAGCGTGCTGGATTTGCTTTCTTAGAAGCGAAGACTTATCTTTTGGgacttattttgttttttagtttATGTAGTTTGTTCTCCACTTTTATACTTTATGTTGTATATCCCTCTTAG